From one Melospiza melodia melodia isolate bMelMel2 chromosome 6, bMelMel2.pri, whole genome shotgun sequence genomic stretch:
- the THBS1 gene encoding thrombospondin-1 isoform X2, whose product MGPATALCLLLLVLGGSETKRTAESRNDDNSVFDLFELIGFMKKGAGRRAPGVYLVKGPESSSPAYRIEDASRIPAVSDSKFQDLLDAIHAEKGFILLATLRQAKKSRGTLLSVEQKDGSGHVFSLVSNGKAGSLDLSLSADGKQQLVSVEDVLLATGHWKNITLFVQEDRAQLYVGCEKMENAELDIPIQNIFTRDLASSARLRIAKGGVNDNFQGLLQNVRFVFGTTLETILRNKGCSSSTSAIITLDNPINGSSPAIRTNYIGHKTKDIQAVCGFSCDELTNMFVEMQGLRSMVTALQDRVRKVTEENEIIAKVVQITPGACIHNGVLHKNKEEWTIDSCTECTCQNSATICRKVSCPLMPCSNATVPDGECCPRCWPSDYADDGWSPWSEWTSCSVTCGNGIQQRGRSCDSLNNRCEGSSVQTRTCHLQECDKRFKQDGGWSHWSPWSSCSVTCGTGIITRIRLCNSPVPQLNGKPCEGEARENKACQKDPCPINGNWGPWSPWDACTVTCGGGLQKRSRLCNNPEPQYGGKTCVGEARGTQVCNKQDCPIDGCLSNPCFAGAACTSAPDGSWKCGACPAGYHGDGIHCQDIDECKEVPDACFVFNGVHRCENTEPGYNCLPCPPRFTGTQPFGRSVEDAMSNKQVCKPRNPCTDGTHDCNKNAKCNYLGHFSDPMYRCECKPGYAGNGIICGEDTDLDGWPNENLVCVANATYHCKKDNCPNLPNSGQEDYDKDGIGDACDSDDDDDGIPDDRDNCPFIYNPQQYDYDRDDVGDRCDNCPYNHNPDQTDTDNNGEGDACAIDIDGDGVLNERDNCQYVYNVDQRDTDLDGVGDQCDNCPLEHNPDQEDTDSDRIGDQCDNNQDIDEDGHQNNLDNCPYVPNANQADHDKDGKGDACDHDDDNDGIPDDKDNCRLVANPDQADSDGDGRGDACKDDFDQDSVPDIDDICPENVEISETDFRKFQMIPLDPKGTSQNDPNWVVRHQGKELVQTVNCDPGLAVGFDEFNAVDFSGTFFINTERDDDYAGFVFGYQSSSRFYVVMWKQITQSYWDSTPTKAQGYSGLSIKVVNSTTGPGEHLRNALWHTGNTPGQVRTLWHDPRHIGWKDFTAYRWRLSHRPKTGYIRVVMYEGKKIMADSGPIYDKTYAGGRLGLFVFSQEMVFFSDLKYECRDS is encoded by the exons ATGGGGCCAGCCACTGCTCTCTGCCTCCTTCTCCTCGTGCTCGGCGGCTCAGAGACCAAGCGCACTGCAG AGTCCAGGAATGATGATAACAGCGTCTTCGATCTCTTTGAACTCATCGGCTTCATGAAGAAGGGAGCTGGGCGCCGGGCCCCCGGGGTGTACCTGGTGAAGGGACCAGAATCCTCCAGCCCTGCTTACCGCATTGAGGATGCCAGTCGCATCCCTGCTGTGTCTGACTCCAAGTTCCAAGACTTATTAGATGCCATCCATGCTGAGAAGGGCTTCATTCTCCTGGCCACTCTCCGGCAAGCCAAGAAGAGCAGAGGCACGCTGCTCTCTGTGGAACAGAAAGATGGCTCTGGTCATGTCTTCAGTCTAGTATCAAATGGGAAGGCAGGCTCCCTGGACCTGAGCCTTTCTGCTGATGGCAAGCAGCAGTTAGTGTCAGTAGAGGATGTCTTGCTAGCTACAGGACATTGGAAGAATATCACCCTGTTTGTGCAGGAGGACCGAGCTCAGCTCTATGTGGGGTGTGAGAAAATGGAGAATGCTGAGCTGGACATCCCCATCCAGAACATCTTCACTAGGGACCtcgccagcagtgccaggctccGTATCGCCAAAGGGGGAGTCAATGACAACTTCCAG GGTCTGCTGCAGAACGTGCGGTTTGTGTTTGGAACAACTCTGGAAACTATCCTGCGGAACAAAGGCTGCTCCAGCT CCACTAGTGCAATCATTACTTTGGACAACCCCATCAATGGTTCCAGCCCAGCTATCCGCACTAATTACATTGGCCATAAAACAAAGGACATCCAAGCAGTCTGTGGATTTTCCTGTGATGAACTAACAAATATGTTTGTGGAAATGCAAGGGCTACGGTCCATGGTTACAGCACTTCAAGACAGAGTCCGAAAAGTG ACTGAAGAAAATGAAATCATTGCCAAAGTAGTGCAGATCACTCCTGGAGCATGCATTCATAATGGAGTCTTGCACAAAAATAAAGAGGAGTGGACTATTGACAGCTGCACTGAATGTACTTGCCAG AACTCTGCCACTATATGCCGGAAAGTGTCCTGTCCTCTCATGCCTTGTTCCAATGCCACCGTGCCTGATGGGGAGTGCTGCCCTCGGTGCTGGC CTAGCGACTACGCAGACGATGGATGGTCTCCCTGGTCTGAGTGGACCTCGTGTTCTGTCACCTGTGGTAATGGGATTCAGCAGAGAGGCCGGTCCTGTGACAGTCTCAACAACCGCTGTGAAGGCTCCTCTGTGCAGACCAGGACTTGCCACCTTCAGGAGTGTGATAAGAGAT TTAAACAGGATGGTGGCTGGAGTCACTGGTCGCCATGGTCATCATGTTCTGTCACTTGTGGCACGGGCATCATTACCAGAATTCGTCTTTGCAACTCTCCAGTACCACAGCTGAATGGCAAACCGTGTGAGGGCGAAGCAAGAGAAAACAAAGCCTGCCAGAAAGATCCTTGCCCAA TTAATGGCAACTGGGGACCATGGTCTCCGTGGGATGCTTGCACAGTGACTTGTGGAGGAGGACTTCAGAAGCGAAGCCGTCTCTGCAACAATCCCGAGCCTCAGTATGGTGGGAAGACTTGTGTAGGTGAAGCTAGAGGGACTCAGGTCTGCAACAAACAGGACTGTCCAATTG ATGGGTGTCTGTCTAATCCCTGCTTTGCGGGGGCTGCGTGCACCAGTGCCCCTGACGGTTCCTGGAAGTGTGGTGCCTGTCCTGCTGGCTACCATGGTGATGGCATTCACTGCCAAGACATTGATGAG TGCAAAGAGGTTCCCGATGCCTGCTTTGTGTTCAATGGAGTGCACAGGTGTGAGAATACTGAGCCTGGGTACAACTGTCTGCCCTGCCCACCACGTTTCACAGGAACACAGCCATTTGGTCGCAGTGTTGAGGATGCCATGAGTAACAAACAG GTCTGCAAGCCACGTAATCCATGCACAGATGGAACACATGACTGCAACAAGAATGCCAAATGCAATTACCTTGGCCACTTTAGTGACCCCATGTATCGCTGTGAATGTAAACCAGGCTATGCTGGCAATGGCATCATTTGTGGAGAAGATACAGATTTGGATGGATGGCCAAATGAGAACCTGGTTTGTGTTGCCAATGCTACTTACCACTGTAAAAAG GATAACTGCCCTAATCTGCCTAACTCAGGGCAGGAAGACTATGATAAGGATGGGATTGGTGATGCCTGTgacagtgatgatgatgatgatggcatTCCTGATGACCGG GACAACTGTCCATTCATCTATAACCCACAGCAGTATGACTACGACAGGGATGATGTTGGTGACCGCTGTGACAACTGTCCCTACAATCACAACCCTGACCAAACTGACACTGACAACAATGGAGAAGGAGATGCATGTGCCATAGATATTGATGGAGATG GGGTGCTTAATGAAAGGGACAACTGCCAGTATGTCTACAATGTAGACCAGAGGGATACAGACTTGGATGGTGTTGGAGATCAGTGTGATAACTGTCCACTGGAACACAACCCTGACCAG GAAGACACTGATTCTGACCGCATAGGTGATCAGTGTGACAACAACCAGGACATAGATGAAGATGGTCATCAAAATAACCTTGATAACTGCCCCTATGTGCCCAATGCCAATCAAGCTGACCACGACAAGGATGGAAAAGGTGATGCCTGTGAccatgatgatgacaatgatggtaTCCCTGATGACAAAGACAACTGCAGACTGGTTGCCAACCCAGATCAAGCTGATTCTGATG GTGATGGACGTGGAGATGCTTGTAAAGATGACTTTGACCAGGACAGTGTGCCAGACATTGATGATATCTGCCCTGAAAATGTGGAAATTAGCGAGACCGATTTCCGAAAATTTCAGATGATTCCCCTGGATCCCAAAGGAACATCCCAAAATGATCCAAACTGGGTTGTTCGTCACCAGGGTAAAGAACTGGTTCAGACAGTCAACTGTGACCCTGGCCTTGCAGTCG GTTTTGATGAATTCAATGCTGTGGACTTCAGTGGTACCTTCTTTATCAATACAGAAAGGGATGATGATTATGCTGGCTTTGTATTTGGCTACCAATCTAGCAGTCGTTTCTATGTTGTCATGTGGAAGCAGATCACCCAGTCTTACTGGGACTCCACCCCAACCAAAGCCCAAGGCTATTCAGGTCTCTCCATCAAAGTTGTGAATTCCACCACTGGTCCAGGAGAACACCTTCGTAATGCTCTGTGGCACACAGGAAACACTCCTGGCCAG GTGAGAACTCTGTGGCATGATCCTCGTCACATAGGCTGGAAGGACTTCACTGCATACAGATGGCGACTTAGCCACAGACCAAAGACCGGCTACATCAG GGTTGTAATGtatgaagggaagaaaatcatgGCAGACTCAGGACCAATCTACGATAAAACCTATGCTGGTGGTCGGCTAGGATTATTTGTCTTCTCTCAAGAAATGGTGTTCTTCTCAGACCTTAAATATGAATGCAGAG ATTCGTAA
- the THBS1 gene encoding thrombospondin-1 isoform X1, protein MGPATALCLLLLVLGGSETKRTAESRNDDNSVFDLFELIGFMKKGAGRRAPGVYLVKGPESSSPAYRIEDASRIPAVSDSKFQDLLDAIHAEKGFILLATLRQAKKSRGTLLSVEQKDGSGHVFSLVSNGKAGSLDLSLSADGKQQLVSVEDVLLATGHWKNITLFVQEDRAQLYVGCEKMENAELDIPIQNIFTRDLASSARLRIAKGGVNDNFQGLLQNVRFVFGTTLETILRNKGCSSSTSAIITLDNPINGSSPAIRTNYIGHKTKDIQAVCGFSCDELTNMFVEMQGLRSMVTALQDRVRKVTEENEIIAKVVQITPGACIHNGVLHKNKEEWTIDSCTECTCQNSATICRKVSCPLMPCSNATVPDGECCPRCWPSDYADDGWSPWSEWTSCSVTCGNGIQQRGRSCDSLNNRCEGSSVQTRTCHLQECDKRFKQDGGWSHWSPWSSCSVTCGTGIITRIRLCNSPVPQLNGKPCEGEARENKACQKDPCPINGNWGPWSPWDACTVTCGGGLQKRSRLCNNPEPQYGGKTCVGEARGTQVCNKQDCPIDGCLSNPCFAGAACTSAPDGSWKCGACPAGYHGDGIHCQDIDECKEVPDACFVFNGVHRCENTEPGYNCLPCPPRFTGTQPFGRSVEDAMSNKQVCKPRNPCTDGTHDCNKNAKCNYLGHFSDPMYRCECKPGYAGNGIICGEDTDLDGWPNENLVCVANATYHCKKDNCPNLPNSGQEDYDKDGIGDACDSDDDDDGIPDDRDNCPFIYNPQQYDYDRDDVGDRCDNCPYNHNPDQTDTDNNGEGDACAIDIDGDGVLNERDNCQYVYNVDQRDTDLDGVGDQCDNCPLEHNPDQEDTDSDRIGDQCDNNQDIDEDGHQNNLDNCPYVPNANQADHDKDGKGDACDHDDDNDGIPDDKDNCRLVANPDQADSDGDGRGDACKDDFDQDSVPDIDDICPENVEISETDFRKFQMIPLDPKGTSQNDPNWVVRHQGKELVQTVNCDPGLAVGFDEFNAVDFSGTFFINTERDDDYAGFVFGYQSSSRFYVVMWKQITQSYWDSTPTKAQGYSGLSIKVVNSTTGPGEHLRNALWHTGNTPGQVRTLWHDPRHIGWKDFTAYRWRLSHRPKTGYIRVVMYEGKKIMADSGPIYDKTYAGGRLGLFVFSQEMVFFSDLKYECRGKDDIAFKRSYIN, encoded by the exons ATGGGGCCAGCCACTGCTCTCTGCCTCCTTCTCCTCGTGCTCGGCGGCTCAGAGACCAAGCGCACTGCAG AGTCCAGGAATGATGATAACAGCGTCTTCGATCTCTTTGAACTCATCGGCTTCATGAAGAAGGGAGCTGGGCGCCGGGCCCCCGGGGTGTACCTGGTGAAGGGACCAGAATCCTCCAGCCCTGCTTACCGCATTGAGGATGCCAGTCGCATCCCTGCTGTGTCTGACTCCAAGTTCCAAGACTTATTAGATGCCATCCATGCTGAGAAGGGCTTCATTCTCCTGGCCACTCTCCGGCAAGCCAAGAAGAGCAGAGGCACGCTGCTCTCTGTGGAACAGAAAGATGGCTCTGGTCATGTCTTCAGTCTAGTATCAAATGGGAAGGCAGGCTCCCTGGACCTGAGCCTTTCTGCTGATGGCAAGCAGCAGTTAGTGTCAGTAGAGGATGTCTTGCTAGCTACAGGACATTGGAAGAATATCACCCTGTTTGTGCAGGAGGACCGAGCTCAGCTCTATGTGGGGTGTGAGAAAATGGAGAATGCTGAGCTGGACATCCCCATCCAGAACATCTTCACTAGGGACCtcgccagcagtgccaggctccGTATCGCCAAAGGGGGAGTCAATGACAACTTCCAG GGTCTGCTGCAGAACGTGCGGTTTGTGTTTGGAACAACTCTGGAAACTATCCTGCGGAACAAAGGCTGCTCCAGCT CCACTAGTGCAATCATTACTTTGGACAACCCCATCAATGGTTCCAGCCCAGCTATCCGCACTAATTACATTGGCCATAAAACAAAGGACATCCAAGCAGTCTGTGGATTTTCCTGTGATGAACTAACAAATATGTTTGTGGAAATGCAAGGGCTACGGTCCATGGTTACAGCACTTCAAGACAGAGTCCGAAAAGTG ACTGAAGAAAATGAAATCATTGCCAAAGTAGTGCAGATCACTCCTGGAGCATGCATTCATAATGGAGTCTTGCACAAAAATAAAGAGGAGTGGACTATTGACAGCTGCACTGAATGTACTTGCCAG AACTCTGCCACTATATGCCGGAAAGTGTCCTGTCCTCTCATGCCTTGTTCCAATGCCACCGTGCCTGATGGGGAGTGCTGCCCTCGGTGCTGGC CTAGCGACTACGCAGACGATGGATGGTCTCCCTGGTCTGAGTGGACCTCGTGTTCTGTCACCTGTGGTAATGGGATTCAGCAGAGAGGCCGGTCCTGTGACAGTCTCAACAACCGCTGTGAAGGCTCCTCTGTGCAGACCAGGACTTGCCACCTTCAGGAGTGTGATAAGAGAT TTAAACAGGATGGTGGCTGGAGTCACTGGTCGCCATGGTCATCATGTTCTGTCACTTGTGGCACGGGCATCATTACCAGAATTCGTCTTTGCAACTCTCCAGTACCACAGCTGAATGGCAAACCGTGTGAGGGCGAAGCAAGAGAAAACAAAGCCTGCCAGAAAGATCCTTGCCCAA TTAATGGCAACTGGGGACCATGGTCTCCGTGGGATGCTTGCACAGTGACTTGTGGAGGAGGACTTCAGAAGCGAAGCCGTCTCTGCAACAATCCCGAGCCTCAGTATGGTGGGAAGACTTGTGTAGGTGAAGCTAGAGGGACTCAGGTCTGCAACAAACAGGACTGTCCAATTG ATGGGTGTCTGTCTAATCCCTGCTTTGCGGGGGCTGCGTGCACCAGTGCCCCTGACGGTTCCTGGAAGTGTGGTGCCTGTCCTGCTGGCTACCATGGTGATGGCATTCACTGCCAAGACATTGATGAG TGCAAAGAGGTTCCCGATGCCTGCTTTGTGTTCAATGGAGTGCACAGGTGTGAGAATACTGAGCCTGGGTACAACTGTCTGCCCTGCCCACCACGTTTCACAGGAACACAGCCATTTGGTCGCAGTGTTGAGGATGCCATGAGTAACAAACAG GTCTGCAAGCCACGTAATCCATGCACAGATGGAACACATGACTGCAACAAGAATGCCAAATGCAATTACCTTGGCCACTTTAGTGACCCCATGTATCGCTGTGAATGTAAACCAGGCTATGCTGGCAATGGCATCATTTGTGGAGAAGATACAGATTTGGATGGATGGCCAAATGAGAACCTGGTTTGTGTTGCCAATGCTACTTACCACTGTAAAAAG GATAACTGCCCTAATCTGCCTAACTCAGGGCAGGAAGACTATGATAAGGATGGGATTGGTGATGCCTGTgacagtgatgatgatgatgatggcatTCCTGATGACCGG GACAACTGTCCATTCATCTATAACCCACAGCAGTATGACTACGACAGGGATGATGTTGGTGACCGCTGTGACAACTGTCCCTACAATCACAACCCTGACCAAACTGACACTGACAACAATGGAGAAGGAGATGCATGTGCCATAGATATTGATGGAGATG GGGTGCTTAATGAAAGGGACAACTGCCAGTATGTCTACAATGTAGACCAGAGGGATACAGACTTGGATGGTGTTGGAGATCAGTGTGATAACTGTCCACTGGAACACAACCCTGACCAG GAAGACACTGATTCTGACCGCATAGGTGATCAGTGTGACAACAACCAGGACATAGATGAAGATGGTCATCAAAATAACCTTGATAACTGCCCCTATGTGCCCAATGCCAATCAAGCTGACCACGACAAGGATGGAAAAGGTGATGCCTGTGAccatgatgatgacaatgatggtaTCCCTGATGACAAAGACAACTGCAGACTGGTTGCCAACCCAGATCAAGCTGATTCTGATG GTGATGGACGTGGAGATGCTTGTAAAGATGACTTTGACCAGGACAGTGTGCCAGACATTGATGATATCTGCCCTGAAAATGTGGAAATTAGCGAGACCGATTTCCGAAAATTTCAGATGATTCCCCTGGATCCCAAAGGAACATCCCAAAATGATCCAAACTGGGTTGTTCGTCACCAGGGTAAAGAACTGGTTCAGACAGTCAACTGTGACCCTGGCCTTGCAGTCG GTTTTGATGAATTCAATGCTGTGGACTTCAGTGGTACCTTCTTTATCAATACAGAAAGGGATGATGATTATGCTGGCTTTGTATTTGGCTACCAATCTAGCAGTCGTTTCTATGTTGTCATGTGGAAGCAGATCACCCAGTCTTACTGGGACTCCACCCCAACCAAAGCCCAAGGCTATTCAGGTCTCTCCATCAAAGTTGTGAATTCCACCACTGGTCCAGGAGAACACCTTCGTAATGCTCTGTGGCACACAGGAAACACTCCTGGCCAG GTGAGAACTCTGTGGCATGATCCTCGTCACATAGGCTGGAAGGACTTCACTGCATACAGATGGCGACTTAGCCACAGACCAAAGACCGGCTACATCAG GGTTGTAATGtatgaagggaagaaaatcatgGCAGACTCAGGACCAATCTACGATAAAACCTATGCTGGTGGTCGGCTAGGATTATTTGTCTTCTCTCAAGAAATGGTGTTCTTCTCAGACCTTAAATATGAATGCAGAGGTAAGGATGACATTGCATTTAAGAGATCCTATATAAATTAA